In Oryza sativa Japonica Group chromosome 1, ASM3414082v1, the genomic stretch tcattccagtcaaaaaacatcgcacccgtctgcgctcaatatatgccaatattggcattaattgacaaaagttcgtcaatgtttttgctacgaacgcacccaatacacaccaatatgttcaaaaaatcatgttttggagctttttgaacttttttattccggtcaaaaacatcgcacccgtgagggctcaatatatgccaagattggcataaattgtcaaaagttcgccgcgcgaatcacgaagtgagtttttgccacgaacgcaccaaatacactccaatatgtccaaaagtcttattttggtgctttttgaactttttcattccggtcaaaaaaacatcgcacccgtcggtgctcaatatatgccaatattggcattaattgacaaaagttcgtcaatgtttttgctacgaacgcacccaatacactccaatatgttcaaaaaaatcatgttttggtgctttttgaactttttcattctggtcaaaaacatcgcacccgtcagGGCTCAATATAttccaacattggcataaattgacagatgttcgccgcgcgaatcacgaagtgagtttttgccacgaacggaccaaatacactccaatatgtccaaaagtcttatcttggtgctttttgaactttttcattccggtcaaaaaaacatcgcacccgtcggtgctcaatatatgccagggcgagtgggactcggccaggaggtggagtggatggcagccgaatttggtgtatgggataaaaaggaaactgatttttaaccaatccaatctactatatctttccaaaacaaacttgactacttccaaaatcagatatggtaattcaccttcctcctctcgtgcacgacacaggcacggccaaaacaaacacacacaaggatcggcaaactctagatgcaactcaagaactccaaaactaaccgatagaaacttctgaaaactacaaaaatagaaccgtggcagcgagccgattccgttttcgtaggtgctgacaacaacagagacacggtggcagcgacgactgtggtacaaaacgtgaccagaactcgaaactctaaacgaactagacgctaagaccagcaacacgacgtgacgatgcaacacaaaattcaacaaagcaaaaactgaaaagaacaatgcaatggcacaatatggctaggtaaatgatacgaatttttttgtatggctattttctggttataggaagataaaaactcaccgagcaacgaaagctctgataccacctgatgaaccttgagttcctctcaacactcaaggctgttgttggcccgatctttcggtgagttgtgataactacgatttgggagaaacgttgaccatccgactacaaccgtacgagacgttgtgttgcgccttagcgatcgatacacctctccgtgggttgttgatcttgccggtgcagatcaaccctattcctgcaagcaaatcgaagaaacaagcaagaacaagataaaagcaatctgatattgcaaataggaatttaatacaaatgataagttggggttccgaagaacaagcagacggacggtctagccgacacgcgcgctgcaagcaagtagcaatggctaaactttaatctatcaaaacccaagaaaccctgaaggggtacctaactatttatagaggtgggaggacgaccaagagggtccaagggtcgtgctccaccagattggggcgcaccccacatgggcctcacatgggccagggtcccaaacaaagttacaagcccattggcccaatacaggagacgcagcaccttggttttgtgattgcggccaaacgagatagatttccgagatgaggctggatccgttggaaggaggacttcgagagctttccatcaagtactcacgggcccaaaacggagcacgtatgtagatttggcggccgtttgaagtcagcaatgtaacacgtggccgaatcagattgcagcacatggaggacttgatcttgatgtcttcttgttgtttcatgatgtgagcaatggtcgtatccatagtagccatggtcacatcatcctccccttcttcacagaaaaccgtcctcggtttttccatatggtgctcttcgcgCAGTCCACTgaaaacaacctgtttcttgcaatcaaaacaagacaaactcgagacaatatgattagcagtaacatgtctctctagcttgcatattttatccggaactacaagatgttctaaatctgaacaaatgtaaactctatgcaccaaaaatattcctctatcattatattcgccaaagatatgaaaaatagcattagttggacatggcaaatcagatttagcaaataatttctccttcaaattatcgagctcacaaaaatcatcaaactgaacatagcccaaagtatttaaagaagatagcaattcgcgttcctctacttcattagcaatgtgaacaacatgcttagaatcagcacacaaagaaatagtagaactaacatgttcattcactagttgtggcatggatataagtgaaacattatcacacaactcttctttatcacaagaaacagcaagtaaatcaacttgtgacaaaggcaactcagtaattgattccactaatggttgctctactatagcatgaaaagtggacaagtgtagctcaccttgagaatactcaccttcatttctctcagcaccatttaatttaccttgcgaactttcttcagataatgtagctgcatcagccttctcctcattcgcgagtgatggaagtgacatctcaaacatatcgttcttctcattttggagacttttctgaacttcctgcaaaacatcagtgataggaggcacaagcatatcTTGTTGCTCCGTTggattctccaaaattttgcgctcaacaatgcaagcaagcatgaacaattggcctatatgattatatgtcacattaacaagcccagcctgaatattgaaattaagccctctgaaaaatctagtcattgtgttctcattagattcttgtaaaccactataagtgatacaaattttaaaatcatgaaagtactccctaacagttttgtcaccttgttttagatgttcccatttctcaaggagagcacgtctatagtatgaaaacacaaatctttttctcatcagtattttgcattcatcccaagtttcaagcttattccccacagtatgccaccaaaaagatgcagaaccggtacacttattactagcagccttaatcatttgagcattagaaaaatcatactcatcaaattgtttttctactgctagctcccaattaatgtatgcAGCGGAATCATACTTTCCATCATAGACTGGTAACTTACATGCaacttgtgcaaaattatagtcatgtacctcatatgcatcACGTGAAGAAGTTGTCATATCTCGTCGAAGGTGTAGATGTTGACGTTGAGCATGACCATCTTGTTTCCCCTtgcgcaatcctgccatggttagcagcaaacaagaaacatacacaagaatatacacgctcctatcaactatTAGGTACTGGCAGCTCAAAtgtcacacacactcaagcttttaaccaagctcttacaagatcttaccaatgcaagtggaatggtgatgtacaccgactcaaccaagcagcCCAATAGAGGTTGGATATATCGATGCCtcggcaaacacttgctgtacggctgcaatcaaatctgtggagctctgggtaggcttaaatatgtagcaaaggaatagcaaatgctcaaatcagagaacgcaaagttgaataattgttcaaagtcaagtaccgtgctggtcctaggctagaacgtactagagacgcgagcctagacacaaacgataccacaagatagcactaggaacaactcatgcacaactctgatatatgaagttcagctcaaacataacagtattttctcttttctttctttcttctttcttcttttcttttttttctttccttttcttttctgttttttttttggtgcggctttttttttcttttttttgcacctttctgcctttttttcacttttttcttgattttttttaacaaaaactgactcaaggaccttaatgtaagattacagggactcaaacataaatataaaatttatagggactcaaatgtaaaagtctaaacccaaaattaaaattatacaaaaaatggaatgctgaatttatgccggttccgtttttccaaacagatctcgaaaccgacaccaaacaaaaattcgccaaggtgtttgacacaactcggaacggtggaagagagggagggagtcggactcggccaaaggggcgagtgggactcggccaggaggtggagtggatggcagccgaatttggtgtatgggataaaaaggaaactgatttttaaccaatccaatctactatatctttccaaaacaaacttgactacttccaaaatcagatatggtaattcaccttcctcctctcgtgcacgacacaggcacggccaaaacaaacacacacaaggatcggcaaactctagatgcaactcaagaactccaaaactaaccgataGAAAcgtctgaaaactacaaaaatagaaccgtggcagcgagccgattccgttttcgtaggtcccgacaacaacagagacacggtggcagcgacgactgtggtacaaaacgtgaccagaactcgaaactctaaacgaactagacgctaagaccagcaacacgacgtgacgatgcaacacaaaattcaacaaagcaaaaactgaaaagaacaatgcaatggcacaatatggctaggtaaatgatacgaatttttttgtatggctattttctggttataggaagataaaaactcaccgagcaacgaaagctctgataccacctgatgaaccctgagttcctctcaacactcaaggctgttgttggcccgatctttcggtgagttgtgataactacgatttgggagaaacgttgacgatccgactacaaacgtacgagacgttgtgttgcgccttagcgatcgatacacctctccgtgggttgttgatcttgccggtgcagatcaaccctattcctgcaagcaaatcgaagaaacaagcaagaacaagataaaagcaatctgatattgcaaataggaatttaatacaaatgataagttggggttccgaagaacaagcagacggacggtctagccgacacgcgcgctgcaagcaagtagcaatggctaaactttaatctatcaaaacccaagaaaccctgaaggggtacctaactatttatagaggtgggaggacgaccaagagggtccaagggtcgtgctccaccagattggggcgcaccccacatgggcctcacatgggccagggtcccaaacaaagttacaagcccattggcccaatacagcagatgcagcaccttgcttttgtgattgcggccaaacgagatagatttccgagatgaggctggatccgttggaaggaggacttcgagagctttccatcaagtactcacgggcccaaaacggagcacgtatgtagatttggcggccgtttgaagtcagcaatgtaacacgtggccgaatcagattgcagcacatggaggacttgatcttgatgtcttcttgttgattcatgatgtgagcaatggtcgtatccatagtagccatgatCACatcaaaacatcgcacccgtcggtgctcaatatgtgccaatattggcattaattgacaaaagttcgtcaatgtttttgctacgaactgatgtgaccatggctactacggatacatccgttgctgacatcatggatgaacaacaagatatcaagttcgagatctccaagtgccaaaatccaattcggccacctgctacactgctgacttcaaacggccgccgaagctccatacgacctccgttttcagcccgtgagtacttgatggaaagctctcggagtcctctttccaatgcatcaagcctcattgccaatatccatctcagtcggcagcaactgaagaaacaaggtgctgtgacacctgtaatgggcctatgggcttgtaacctcatttgggaccccggcccaggtggggcccatgtggggtgcgccccaagctggtggagcacgaccctaggcacccctaggtcgtcctcccacccctatatatagctagttaccccttcagggtttcttgggttttgtttagatgaaagtttagccattgctacttcgcttgcagcgcgcgtgtcggctagaccgtccgtctgcttgtattcgaaaacccaacttatcatttgtattaaattcctatttgcaatatcagattgcttttatcttgttcttgcttgtttcttcgatttgcttgcaggaataggggtgatctgcaccggcaagatcagcaacccacggagaggtgtatcgatcgctaaggcgcaacacaacgtctcgtacggttgtagtcggatcgtcaacgtttctcccaaatcgtagttatcacaactcaccgaaagatcgggccaacaacagccttgagtgtcgagaggaactcaaggttcatcacgaacgcacccaatacactccaatatgttcaaaaaatcatgttttggtgctttttgaactttttcattctggtcaaaaacatcgcacccgtgagggctcaatatatgccaacattggcataaattgacagatgttggccgcgcaaatcacgaagtgagtttttggcacgaacggaccaaatacactccaatatgtccaaaagtcttattttggtgctttttgaactttttcattccggtcaaaaaaacatcgcacccgtcggtgctcaatatatgccaatattggcattaattgacaaatgttcgtcaatgtttttgctacgaacgcacccaatacactccaatatgttcaaaaaatcatgttttggtgctttttgaactttttcattccggtcaaaaacatcgcacccgtgagggctcaatatatgccaacattggcataaattgacaaaagttcgccgcgcgaatcacgaagtgagtttttgccacgaacgcaccaaatacactccaatatgtccaaaagtcttattttggtgctttttgaactttttcattctggtcaaaaaaacatcgcacccgtcgggctcaatatatgccaatattggcattaattgacaaaagttcgccgcgcgaatcacgaagtgagtttttgccacgaacgcaccaaatacactccaatatgtccaaaagtcttattttggtgctttttgaactttttcattccggtcaaaaaaacatcgcacccgtcggtgctcaatatatgccaatattggcattaattgacaattgttcgttaatgtttttgctacgaatgcacccaatacactccaatatgttcaaaaaatcatattttgttgctttttgaactttttcattccggtcaaaaacatcgcacccgtgagggctcaatatatgccaacataggcataaattgacaaaagttcgccgcgcgaatcacgaagtgagtttttgccacgaacgcaccaaatacactccaatatgtccaaaagtcttattttggtgctttttgaactttttcattccggtcaaaaaaacatcgcacccgtcggtgctcaatatatgccaatatcgacattaattgacaaaagttcaccacgCTAGTCACGGAGTGAATTTTCGACGAGGGCGCACCCAATctactgcaatatgtccaaaactcatgtttttgtggtttttgaacttttttttccggctaaaaacatcgcacccacgtgtggcaatgtaggccaatattggcattaattgacaaactTTCGCCGCGCGAGTTACGGAGTGATTTTTCAATATGgacgcacccaatccactccattatgtccaaaacacatcttttggtgctttctaaactttttcgttccgattAAAAACAttgcacgcacgtgtgccaatattggcattaattgacaaagttcgcCACGCAAGTCACGGAGTGAATTTTTAACAAGGACGCACCCAATCCATTCCAATAAGTCAAAATCTCatgtttttttggttttttaactGTTTTTTCTTGTTTAGGTTAAAACCATTGCACCCACGCGTGCCATCGTAGGCCAATACctacattaattggcaaaaacAACGGACCCACGTGTGCCAACATAGGCCAATATTTGCTAGCTCTTTGAacatttcattccggttaaaaacatcgcacccacgtgtgccaatatcagcattaattgacaaaagttggcCACGCGAGTAAAGGAGTAATTTTTCaacacggacgcacccaatccGCTTCAtgatgtccaaaactcatgttttgctgctttttgaactttttcgttccggttgaaaacatcgcacccatgtgtgcaaatattggtattaattgacaaagtctGCCGATGATGTGACCACGCCTACGACGGATACAACCATTGATCATGTCATATACCCACAGGTGGTCTCGTTTCATAACAAGTGCCAATTTAATCTAATCAAGAATATGACACTACCTCATAAATGTATGCGTTTATATGTTCAGGACCAATCCACTTATTTGGGGCTGCATATGGAAGATAAAGACGACGGCCATGGTGCATGCAGAGATGGAGATGAAGTCCGCCGCGTTCTAGAATCCAATTCGACCACTTGAGATAGTGTTGAATTCAAACGGTCGCAAAATCTCCATATGGCCTTCATTTTGGGCCCACGAGTACTTGATAGAAAGCTCTCGGAatcctccttccaacggatccaacCTCATTGTCAAATTCTATCTGAGTCATTGGCAATTGAAGAAACAAGGGGCTGCATTgtctgtaatgggcctatgggcttgtaatttcgtctgggaccccggcccaagtggggcccaaggGGGGGCTGCACTCTAAACAGAGGGAGGACGCCCTTCTGACCTCCTACATCCCTTAAATAGCTAGTAACCCCTTCAGGGTTAGTTGgcttttgtttagatgaaagtttagccattgctacttccttgcagcgcgcgtgtcggctagaccgtccatCTGCTTGTAtccgaaaccccaacttattgTGTGCATTCATTCCTAGTTGCAAttcaaattgcttttatcttgttcttgcttgtttcttcgatttgcttgcaggaatagggttgctttgcaccggcaagatcaacaacctacggagaggtgtatcgatcgctaaggcgcaacacaacgtcttgtacggttgtagtcgggtcgtcaacgtttctcccaaatcgtagttatctcaactcatcgaaagatcgggccaacaacagcttTGAGTGTCAtgtggaactcagggttcatcagccgcacgagtcacgaagtgatttttcgacacggacgtacacaatacactccaatatgtctaaaacaaatggttttgtggtttttaaacttattcattccggtcaaaaaaatcgcacccacgtgtaccaatatatgccaataatggcattaattgacaaaagttcgccaagcgtatcacgaagtgattttttgccacgaacgcacccaatacactccaataagtccagaaatcgtgttttggtactttttgaactttttcattccgatcaaaaacatcgcacccgtgggggctcaatatatgccaatattggcattaattgacaaaagttcgccgcgcgaatcacgaagtgagttttttccacgaacgcacccaatacactccaatatgtccagaaatcgtGTTTTGATGCTttgtgaactttttcattccggtcaaaaacatcgcacccgtggggtctcatcatatgccaatattggcattaattgacaaaagttcatcgcgcgaatcacgaagtgagtttttgccacgaacgcacccaaaacactcaaatatgtcgaaaaatcatgttttggtgctttttgaacttttttaatccggtcaaaaacatcgcacccgtgggggctcaatatatgccaatattggcattaattgacaaaagttcgctgcgcgaataacgaagtgagtttttgccacgaacgcacccaatacactccaatatgtccaaaaatcttattttggtgatttttgaactttttcattccggtcaaaaaataTCGCACCTGTGGGGGCTCAGGATATGCTaaaattggcattaattgacaaaagttcgccgtgcgaatcacgaagtgagtttttgccacgaacgcaccaaatacactccaatatgtccaaaagtcttattttggtgctttttgaactttttcattccggtcaaaaacatcgtacccgtgtgggccaatatatgctaatattggcactaattgagaaaagttcgctgcacgaatcacgaagtgagtgtttgccacgaacgcacccaatacactccaatatgtccaaaaatcatgtttggatgttttttgaactttttcaatccggtcaaaaacatcgcacccgtgggggctcaatatatgccaatattgacattaattgacaaaagttcgccgcgcgaatcacgaagtgagtttttgccacgaacgcacccaatacactccaatatgtccaaaaatcatgttttggtgctttttgaactttttcattccggtcaaaaaacatcgcacctgtgggGGCCcaagatatgccaatattggcattaattgacaaaagttcgtcgtgcgaatcacggagtgagtttttgccacgaacgcaaccagcacactccaataagtacaa encodes the following:
- the LOC136355853 gene encoding uncharacterized protein, translating into MAGLRKGKQDGHAQRQHLHLRRDMTTSSRDAYEEVQKSLQNEKNDMFEMSLPSLANEEKADAATLSEESSQGKLNGAERNEGEYSQGELHLSTFHAIVEQPLVESITELPLSQVDLLAVSCDKEELCDNVSLISMPQLVNEHVSSTISLCADSKHVVHIANEVEERELLSSLNTLGYVQFDDFCELDNLKEKLFAKSDLPCPTNAIFHIFGEYNDRGIFLVHRVYICSDLEHLVVPDKICKLERHVTANHIVSSLSCFDCKKQVVFSGLREEHHMEKPRTVFCEEGEDDVTMATMDTTIAHIMKQQEDIKIKSSMCCNLIRPRVTLLTSNGRQIYIRAPFWAREYLMESSRSPPSNGSSLISEIYLVWPQSQNQGAASPVLGQWACNFVWDPGPCEAHVGCAPIWWSTTLGPSWSSSHLYK